From the genome of Solirubrobacterales bacterium:
GACGTGGGCGAACCGGGCGAGATCACGCGGCAGATCCAAGCCAAGCTCGATGATGCGCTGCACGGCCGAGCGCCCGAGTACCTGGAATGGCTCGACCTCCTGGAGCAACCCAGTAAAGTCAGCGGCTGATGCGCAACTTGGTCGGAGGCAACGAGCGAATTAGGGGCGCCGCGGCGGCCTAAGGGCCACCGTGGCCGCGCGGCCTCGGCCGCGCACGCACCTCGCTCGTTCCCCCCGAACCAGAAAGGCATCGACTTGACACAGGTGAAGCTCTACGACACGACCTTGCGTGATGGCATGCAGGGCCAGGGAATGTCGCTTTCGGCCGGCGAGAAGGTGCGGGTGGTCGAAGCCCTGGACGCCCTGGGAATCCACTACATCGAGGCGGGCTTCCCCAGCTCGAATCCGAAGGAGGCGGAGCTCTTTCGGCTGCTCGCCGGGGTCGAGCTCGAGACCGCACGGATCTGCGCCTTCGGCATGACCCGCAGGCGTGGGCTTGCGGCCGAGGACGATCCCGCGCTACAGGAGCTCGTCGGCTGCCCAGCGCCGGTGTGCACCCTGGTCGGCAAGACCTGGGCCCTGCACCTGGAAAAGGTGACCAAGGCCACCCCCGACGAGAACCTGGGCATGATCACCGACTCGATTTGCCTGCTTGTGGGGCATGGGAAGCGGGTCGTCTACGACGCGGAGCACTTCTTCGACGCCTGGCGTGAGGACTCGGCGTATGCGCTCGACTGTCTGCGAGCGGCGGTCGCGGCCGGCGCCGAGAACATCACCCTCTGCGACACGAACGGCTCCAGCCTCCCCGCCCAGGTCGCGGAGGCAACAGCCGCCGTCATTGAGGCTCTGGGGGACCGGGTCGAGGTGGGCATCCACACACACAACGACGCCGAATGCGCGGTGGCCAACTCGCTGGCTGCGGTGGACGCGGGCGCGCGCCTGGTCCAGGGGACGATGAACGGCTACGGCGAGCGCTGCGGCAACGCGAACCTGGTCTCGATCCTCCCGGCGCTGCAGCTCAAGATGGGCTATGAGTGCGTCCCTCCCGATCGTCTGCGGCGGTTGACCGAGACATCTCACTTCGTCGACGAGCTCTGCAACCTGGCGCCCGACCCCGATCGGCCGTACGTCGGTCGAAATGCCTTCGCCCACAAGGGCGGCATGCATGCTGCGGGGGTGAAGGCCGACGCGCGCACCTTCGAGCACGCGGACCCGGGGCTGGTCGGGAACAGCCGTGACGTCCTGATCTCCGAGCTTTCCGGGAAGGGCTCGGTCATGAGCCGCGCCGAGGGGGCGGGCATCCACCTCGACGCCGATGCGGCTAAGCGCGCCGTAGAGCGGCTGAAGGAACGCGAGCACCGCGGCTACCAGTACGAGGCCGCCGACGCCTCATTCGAGCTGCTGTTGCGACGGGAAACAGGCGGCTACGAGCCCCTGTTCCAGCTCGAGGGCTTCAGGGTGATCACCGAGA
Proteins encoded in this window:
- the cimA gene encoding citramalate synthase, translated to MKLYDTTLRDGMQGQGMSLSAGEKVRVVEALDALGIHYIEAGFPSSNPKEAELFRLLAGVELETARICAFGMTRRRGLAAEDDPALQELVGCPAPVCTLVGKTWALHLEKVTKATPDENLGMITDSICLLVGHGKRVVYDAEHFFDAWREDSAYALDCLRAAVAAGAENITLCDTNGSSLPAQVAEATAAVIEALGDRVEVGIHTHNDAECAVANSLAAVDAGARLVQGTMNGYGERCGNANLVSILPALQLKMGYECVPPDRLRRLTETSHFVDELCNLAPDPDRPYVGRNAFAHKGGMHAAGVKADARTFEHADPGLVGNSRDVLISELSGKGSVMSRAEGAGIHLDADAAKRAVERLKEREHRGYQYEAADASFELLLRRETGGYEPLFQLEGFRVITEKRADGKVETEATIKIWVDGRRHVRTAEGNGPVNALDRALRDAITDLHPHLAEIELVNYKVRILDAHHGTGAVTRVLLDAADGQESWGSIGVSENIIEASWEALVDSLEYAFQPRRKVPQPEQAAEPAAQQAPTHS